The following are from one region of the Harpia harpyja isolate bHarHar1 chromosome 4, bHarHar1 primary haplotype, whole genome shotgun sequence genome:
- the TTC12 gene encoding tetratricopeptide repeat protein 12 isoform X3, producing MLAEADQEEEEDFQRFLRRVDDIANLMQGLNSADPAVKERTIAEAEKRLHDQETSREEESKTTVNRTVINTRASDVANAKAVNADGFLAILEKDAKERAKQRKRNEHLANALKEKGNDAFRKGDYVVAIQRYTEGLEKLKDKQELYTNRAQAYLKMHECEKAITDCEWALKCNEKCIKAYFLMGKAHLALRHYSESRQCYEKILQIDPQKETLFKDCMNEVNLEEKRMKDEERAMKEVQSGKLAALSIKEMLQKLDRPDQNILYYTGGIRLLTGAMKDCTEQTLFRTNNGFSILKDNEIVRWGFCAERKNAAEADLSVSLLFLWQAVCTGNEENQHLLLTQPDVNAQLPKLLSSGVSEIQKETLALISLYSENENGRRLLVRHLDLTKWLQILMTFVKSTDARASSAMNILSDLTKEERFKTQCRVMLSTGVLPLFTHLLTSAKLVNQAALAHCIGIMGNLCADVVIRMQMAECKECWQACLKLVDECFDVSTPKYQECLFAVLGLMMNLLLESNVIIQQSPGPEFFTLLFQYFAVDISGRCMSLLRDKDGRIVTAGGQITSNYGIKTLSICTRSNRQAQEDLVKSDKRFSVLLKLLDSENEMIVGNAAFCLGQCLAVPGAATSLLNSNVVMILLKHAGGDATRTSVQENAAIALGKLCVAESRHIFQLRKLNGLAILNSSMKYIHSI from the exons ATGCTGGCCGAGGCggaccaggaggaggaggaggatttccAGCGGTTCCTCCGCCGTGTGGACGACATCG CCAACTTAATGCAAGGCTTGAACTCTGCAGACCCAGCTGTCAAGGAAAGAACCAttgcagaagcagagaagaggcTCCATGATCAAGAAACTAGCcgggaggaagaaagcaagactACGGTGAACAGAACAGTCATCAACACACGAGCTTCT gaTGTGGCAAATGCAAAGGCAGTGAACGCAG ATGGCTTTCTGGCAATTTTGGAAAAGGATGCAAAAGAACGAGctaaacaaaggaagagaaatgaacACTTGGCAAATG CtctgaaagagaagggaaacGATGCCTTCAGGAAAGGAGACTATGTTGTTGCCATTCAGAGATACACTGAAGGTCTGGAAAAACTGAAAGATAAGCAGGAACTTTACACAAACAGAGCACAG gcCTACCTGAAGATGCATGAGTGTGAAAAAGCCATTACTGACTGTGAATGGGCGTTAAAG tgcaatgaaaaatgtattaaagccTATTTTCTAATGGGGAAAGCTCACCTGGCACTTAGGCACTACAGTGAG TCCAGGCAGTGTTATGAGAAGATCTTACAAATTGATCCCCAGAAGGAAACCCTATTTAAAG ATTGTATGAACGAGGtaaacttggaggaaaaaagaatgaaagatgaaGAGAGAGCAATGAAGGAAGTTCAGTCTGGAAAGCTTGCTGCTCTGTCcataaaagaaatgctgcagaaacTTGATAGGCCTGACCAGAATATCCTCTACTATACAGGAGGGATCAGACTTTTGACAGGAGCCATGAAAGATT GCACTGAGCAAACTTTATTTAGAACAAACAATGGATTCAGTATCCTCAAAGACAACGAGATTGTAAGATG GGGCTtctgtgcagagagaaaaaacgCTGCTGAAGCGGATCtgtctgtttctcttctcttcctttggcAAGCTGTCTGCACTGGGAATG aagaaaatcagcATCTTCTATTGACTCAACCTGATGTGAATGCACAGctgccaaaactgctttcttCTGGGGTATCGGAGATCCAAAAGGAGACATTGGCACTAATTTCTCTTTACTCAGAGAATGAGAATGGGAGGAGACTGCTGGTCAGGCACCTGGACCTAACCAA ATGGCTGCAGATTTTGATGACGTTTGTCAAAAGCACTGATGCCAGGGCTAGCAGTGCCATGAACATACTATCTGATTTAACTAAAGAGGAAAG GTTCAAAACCCAGTGTCGTGTCATGCTTTCCACAGGTGTTTTACCTTTATTCACCCACTTGCTG ACCTCTGCCAAGCTGGTGAACCAGGCAGCCCTTGCCCATTGCATTGGCATCATGGGGAATCTGTGTGCAGATGTAGTCATCCGAATGCAGATGGCTGAGTGCAAAGAGTGCTGGCAAGCATGCTTAAAGCTTGTG GATGAATGCTTTGATGTCAGCACACCCAAATACCAGGAGTGTTTGTTTGCAGTGCTGGGCCTAATGATGAATTTACTGCTTGAATCAAATGTGATCATCCAG CAATCACCTGGACCTGAGTTTTTCACATTGTTGTTTCAGTACTTTGCTGTGGACATAAGTGGCAGGTGCATGTCTCTCCTCAGGGATAAGGATGGAAGGATTGTGACA GCTGGAGGACAGATCACATCCAATTATGGTATAAAGACCCTTTCCATCTGCACAAGAAGTAATAGACAAGCTCAAGAAGATCTAGTGAAGTCAGACAAAA GGTTCAGTGTGCTGCTGAAGCTCTTGGACTCAGAGAATGAAATGATTGTGGGAAATGCTGCTTTCTGCCTTGGCCAGTGCCTTGCAGTTCCTGGAGCAGCGACATCCTTACTGAATTCCAATGTTGTGATGATTTTGTTGAAACATGCTGGTGGTGATGCTACAAGAACTTCAGTGCAGGAGAATGCAGCAATTGCTCTGGGGAAGCTTTGCGTCGCTGAATCAAG GCATATTTTTCAGCTGCGGAAACTCAATGGACTGGCCATCCTGAACTCCTCTATGAAATACATTCATAGCATCTGA
- the TTC12 gene encoding tetratricopeptide repeat protein 12 isoform X1, whose translation MLAEADQEEEEDFQRFLRRVDDIANLMQGLNSADPAVKERTIAEAEKRLHDQETSREEESKTTVNRTVINTRASDVANAKAVNADGFLAILEKDAKERAKQRKRNEHLANALKEKGNDAFRKGDYVVAIQRYTEGLEKLKDKQELYTNRAQAYLKMHECEKAITDCEWALKCNEKCIKAYFLMGKAHLALRHYSESRQCYEKILQIDPQKETLFKDCMNEVNLEEKRMKDEERAMKEVQSGKLAALSIKEMLQKLDRPDQNILYYTGGIRLLTGAMKDCTEQTLFRTNNGFSILKDNEIVRWGFCAERKNAAEADLSVSLLFLWQAVCTGNEENQHLLLTQPDVNAQLPKLLSSGVSEIQKETLALISLYSENENGRRLLVRHLDLTKWLQILMTFVKSTDARASSAMNILSDLTKEERFKTQCRVMLSTGVLPLFTHLLTSAKLVNQAALAHCIGIMGNLCADVVIRMQMAECKECWQACLKLVDECFDVSTPKYQECLFAVLGLMMNLLLESNVIIQQSPGPEFFTLLFQYFAVDISGRCMSLLRDKDGRIVTRAIGVLSRILPASSSAVEEVVKGGVVKKIIRVLKAGGQITSNYGIKTLSICTRSNRQAQEDLVKSDKRFSVLLKLLDSENEMIVGNAAFCLGQCLAVPGAATSLLNSNVVMILLKHAGGDATRTSVQENAAIALGKLCVAESRHIFQLRKLNGLAILNSSMKYIHSI comes from the exons ATGCTGGCCGAGGCggaccaggaggaggaggaggatttccAGCGGTTCCTCCGCCGTGTGGACGACATCG CCAACTTAATGCAAGGCTTGAACTCTGCAGACCCAGCTGTCAAGGAAAGAACCAttgcagaagcagagaagaggcTCCATGATCAAGAAACTAGCcgggaggaagaaagcaagactACGGTGAACAGAACAGTCATCAACACACGAGCTTCT gaTGTGGCAAATGCAAAGGCAGTGAACGCAG ATGGCTTTCTGGCAATTTTGGAAAAGGATGCAAAAGAACGAGctaaacaaaggaagagaaatgaacACTTGGCAAATG CtctgaaagagaagggaaacGATGCCTTCAGGAAAGGAGACTATGTTGTTGCCATTCAGAGATACACTGAAGGTCTGGAAAAACTGAAAGATAAGCAGGAACTTTACACAAACAGAGCACAG gcCTACCTGAAGATGCATGAGTGTGAAAAAGCCATTACTGACTGTGAATGGGCGTTAAAG tgcaatgaaaaatgtattaaagccTATTTTCTAATGGGGAAAGCTCACCTGGCACTTAGGCACTACAGTGAG TCCAGGCAGTGTTATGAGAAGATCTTACAAATTGATCCCCAGAAGGAAACCCTATTTAAAG ATTGTATGAACGAGGtaaacttggaggaaaaaagaatgaaagatgaaGAGAGAGCAATGAAGGAAGTTCAGTCTGGAAAGCTTGCTGCTCTGTCcataaaagaaatgctgcagaaacTTGATAGGCCTGACCAGAATATCCTCTACTATACAGGAGGGATCAGACTTTTGACAGGAGCCATGAAAGATT GCACTGAGCAAACTTTATTTAGAACAAACAATGGATTCAGTATCCTCAAAGACAACGAGATTGTAAGATG GGGCTtctgtgcagagagaaaaaacgCTGCTGAAGCGGATCtgtctgtttctcttctcttcctttggcAAGCTGTCTGCACTGGGAATG aagaaaatcagcATCTTCTATTGACTCAACCTGATGTGAATGCACAGctgccaaaactgctttcttCTGGGGTATCGGAGATCCAAAAGGAGACATTGGCACTAATTTCTCTTTACTCAGAGAATGAGAATGGGAGGAGACTGCTGGTCAGGCACCTGGACCTAACCAA ATGGCTGCAGATTTTGATGACGTTTGTCAAAAGCACTGATGCCAGGGCTAGCAGTGCCATGAACATACTATCTGATTTAACTAAAGAGGAAAG GTTCAAAACCCAGTGTCGTGTCATGCTTTCCACAGGTGTTTTACCTTTATTCACCCACTTGCTG ACCTCTGCCAAGCTGGTGAACCAGGCAGCCCTTGCCCATTGCATTGGCATCATGGGGAATCTGTGTGCAGATGTAGTCATCCGAATGCAGATGGCTGAGTGCAAAGAGTGCTGGCAAGCATGCTTAAAGCTTGTG GATGAATGCTTTGATGTCAGCACACCCAAATACCAGGAGTGTTTGTTTGCAGTGCTGGGCCTAATGATGAATTTACTGCTTGAATCAAATGTGATCATCCAG CAATCACCTGGACCTGAGTTTTTCACATTGTTGTTTCAGTACTTTGCTGTGGACATAAGTGGCAGGTGCATGTCTCTCCTCAGGGATAAGGATGGAAGGATTGTGACA AGAGCCATTGGAGTGCTAAGTCGCATCCTGCCAGCATCCTCCTCGGCAGTAGAAGAAGTAGTGAAAGGAGGGGTGGTGAAGAAAATTATCAGAGTCttgaaa GCTGGAGGACAGATCACATCCAATTATGGTATAAAGACCCTTTCCATCTGCACAAGAAGTAATAGACAAGCTCAAGAAGATCTAGTGAAGTCAGACAAAA GGTTCAGTGTGCTGCTGAAGCTCTTGGACTCAGAGAATGAAATGATTGTGGGAAATGCTGCTTTCTGCCTTGGCCAGTGCCTTGCAGTTCCTGGAGCAGCGACATCCTTACTGAATTCCAATGTTGTGATGATTTTGTTGAAACATGCTGGTGGTGATGCTACAAGAACTTCAGTGCAGGAGAATGCAGCAATTGCTCTGGGGAAGCTTTGCGTCGCTGAATCAAG GCATATTTTTCAGCTGCGGAAACTCAATGGACTGGCCATCCTGAACTCCTCTATGAAATACATTCATAGCATCTGA
- the TTC12 gene encoding tetratricopeptide repeat protein 12 isoform X2, with translation MLAEADQEEEEDFQRFLRRVDDIANLMQGLNSADPAVKERTIAEAEKRLHDQETSREEESKTTVNRTVINTRASDVANAKAVNADGFLAILEKDAKERAKQRKRNEHLANALKEKGNDAFRKGDYVVAIQRYTEGLEKLKDKQELYTNRAQAYLKMHECEKAITDCEWALKCNEKCIKAYFLMGKAHLALRHYSESRQCYEKILQIDPQKETLFKDCMNEVNLEEKRMKDEERAMKEVQSGKLAALSIKEMLQKLDRPDQNILYYTGGIRLLTGAMKDCTEQTLFRTNNGFSILKDNEIVRWGFCAERKNAAEADLSVSLLFLWQAVCTGNEENQHLLLTQPDVNAQLPKLLSSGVSEIQKETLALISLYSENENGRRLLVRHLDLTKWLQILMTFVKSTDARASSAMNILSDLTKEERFKTQCRVMLSTGVLPLFTHLLTSAKLVNQAALAHCIGIMGNLCADVVIRMQMAECKECWQACLKLVDECFDVSTPKYQECLFAVLGLMMNLLLESNVIIQYFAVDISGRCMSLLRDKDGRIVTRAIGVLSRILPASSSAVEEVVKGGVVKKIIRVLKAGGQITSNYGIKTLSICTRSNRQAQEDLVKSDKRFSVLLKLLDSENEMIVGNAAFCLGQCLAVPGAATSLLNSNVVMILLKHAGGDATRTSVQENAAIALGKLCVAESRHIFQLRKLNGLAILNSSMKYIHSI, from the exons ATGCTGGCCGAGGCggaccaggaggaggaggaggatttccAGCGGTTCCTCCGCCGTGTGGACGACATCG CCAACTTAATGCAAGGCTTGAACTCTGCAGACCCAGCTGTCAAGGAAAGAACCAttgcagaagcagagaagaggcTCCATGATCAAGAAACTAGCcgggaggaagaaagcaagactACGGTGAACAGAACAGTCATCAACACACGAGCTTCT gaTGTGGCAAATGCAAAGGCAGTGAACGCAG ATGGCTTTCTGGCAATTTTGGAAAAGGATGCAAAAGAACGAGctaaacaaaggaagagaaatgaacACTTGGCAAATG CtctgaaagagaagggaaacGATGCCTTCAGGAAAGGAGACTATGTTGTTGCCATTCAGAGATACACTGAAGGTCTGGAAAAACTGAAAGATAAGCAGGAACTTTACACAAACAGAGCACAG gcCTACCTGAAGATGCATGAGTGTGAAAAAGCCATTACTGACTGTGAATGGGCGTTAAAG tgcaatgaaaaatgtattaaagccTATTTTCTAATGGGGAAAGCTCACCTGGCACTTAGGCACTACAGTGAG TCCAGGCAGTGTTATGAGAAGATCTTACAAATTGATCCCCAGAAGGAAACCCTATTTAAAG ATTGTATGAACGAGGtaaacttggaggaaaaaagaatgaaagatgaaGAGAGAGCAATGAAGGAAGTTCAGTCTGGAAAGCTTGCTGCTCTGTCcataaaagaaatgctgcagaaacTTGATAGGCCTGACCAGAATATCCTCTACTATACAGGAGGGATCAGACTTTTGACAGGAGCCATGAAAGATT GCACTGAGCAAACTTTATTTAGAACAAACAATGGATTCAGTATCCTCAAAGACAACGAGATTGTAAGATG GGGCTtctgtgcagagagaaaaaacgCTGCTGAAGCGGATCtgtctgtttctcttctcttcctttggcAAGCTGTCTGCACTGGGAATG aagaaaatcagcATCTTCTATTGACTCAACCTGATGTGAATGCACAGctgccaaaactgctttcttCTGGGGTATCGGAGATCCAAAAGGAGACATTGGCACTAATTTCTCTTTACTCAGAGAATGAGAATGGGAGGAGACTGCTGGTCAGGCACCTGGACCTAACCAA ATGGCTGCAGATTTTGATGACGTTTGTCAAAAGCACTGATGCCAGGGCTAGCAGTGCCATGAACATACTATCTGATTTAACTAAAGAGGAAAG GTTCAAAACCCAGTGTCGTGTCATGCTTTCCACAGGTGTTTTACCTTTATTCACCCACTTGCTG ACCTCTGCCAAGCTGGTGAACCAGGCAGCCCTTGCCCATTGCATTGGCATCATGGGGAATCTGTGTGCAGATGTAGTCATCCGAATGCAGATGGCTGAGTGCAAAGAGTGCTGGCAAGCATGCTTAAAGCTTGTG GATGAATGCTTTGATGTCAGCACACCCAAATACCAGGAGTGTTTGTTTGCAGTGCTGGGCCTAATGATGAATTTACTGCTTGAATCAAATGTGATCATCCAG TACTTTGCTGTGGACATAAGTGGCAGGTGCATGTCTCTCCTCAGGGATAAGGATGGAAGGATTGTGACA AGAGCCATTGGAGTGCTAAGTCGCATCCTGCCAGCATCCTCCTCGGCAGTAGAAGAAGTAGTGAAAGGAGGGGTGGTGAAGAAAATTATCAGAGTCttgaaa GCTGGAGGACAGATCACATCCAATTATGGTATAAAGACCCTTTCCATCTGCACAAGAAGTAATAGACAAGCTCAAGAAGATCTAGTGAAGTCAGACAAAA GGTTCAGTGTGCTGCTGAAGCTCTTGGACTCAGAGAATGAAATGATTGTGGGAAATGCTGCTTTCTGCCTTGGCCAGTGCCTTGCAGTTCCTGGAGCAGCGACATCCTTACTGAATTCCAATGTTGTGATGATTTTGTTGAAACATGCTGGTGGTGATGCTACAAGAACTTCAGTGCAGGAGAATGCAGCAATTGCTCTGGGGAAGCTTTGCGTCGCTGAATCAAG GCATATTTTTCAGCTGCGGAAACTCAATGGACTGGCCATCCTGAACTCCTCTATGAAATACATTCATAGCATCTGA
- the TTC12 gene encoding tetratricopeptide repeat protein 12 isoform X5 has product MLAEADQEEEEDFQRFLRRVDDIANLMQGLNSADPAVKERTIAEAEKRLHDQETSREEESKTTVNRTVINTRASMAFWQFWKRMQKNELNKGREMNTWQMAYLKMHECEKAITDCEWALKCNEKCIKAYFLMGKAHLALRHYSESRQCYEKILQIDPQKETLFKDCMNEVNLEEKRMKDEERAMKEVQSGKLAALSIKEMLQKLDRPDQNILYYTGGIRLLTGAMKDCTEQTLFRTNNGFSILKDNEIVRWGFCAERKNAAEADLSVSLLFLWQAVCTGNEENQHLLLTQPDVNAQLPKLLSSGVSEIQKETLALISLYSENENGRRLLVRHLDLTKWLQILMTFVKSTDARASSAMNILSDLTKEERFKTQCRVMLSTGVLPLFTHLLTSAKLVNQAALAHCIGIMGNLCADVVIRMQMAECKECWQACLKLVDECFDVSTPKYQECLFAVLGLMMNLLLESNVIIQQSPGPEFFTLLFQYFAVDISGRCMSLLRDKDGRIVTRAIGVLSRILPASSSAVEEVVKGGVVKKIIRVLKAGGQITSNYGIKTLSICTRSNRQAQEDLVKSDKRFSVLLKLLDSENEMIVGNAAFCLGQCLAVPGAATSLLNSNVVMILLKHAGGDATRTSVQENAAIALGKLCVAESRHIFQLRKLNGLAILNSSMKYIHSI; this is encoded by the exons ATGCTGGCCGAGGCggaccaggaggaggaggaggatttccAGCGGTTCCTCCGCCGTGTGGACGACATCG CCAACTTAATGCAAGGCTTGAACTCTGCAGACCCAGCTGTCAAGGAAAGAACCAttgcagaagcagagaagaggcTCCATGATCAAGAAACTAGCcgggaggaagaaagcaagactACGGTGAACAGAACAGTCATCAACACACGAGCTTCT ATGGCTTTCTGGCAATTTTGGAAAAGGATGCAAAAGAACGAGctaaacaaaggaagagaaatgaacACTTGGCAAATG gcCTACCTGAAGATGCATGAGTGTGAAAAAGCCATTACTGACTGTGAATGGGCGTTAAAG tgcaatgaaaaatgtattaaagccTATTTTCTAATGGGGAAAGCTCACCTGGCACTTAGGCACTACAGTGAG TCCAGGCAGTGTTATGAGAAGATCTTACAAATTGATCCCCAGAAGGAAACCCTATTTAAAG ATTGTATGAACGAGGtaaacttggaggaaaaaagaatgaaagatgaaGAGAGAGCAATGAAGGAAGTTCAGTCTGGAAAGCTTGCTGCTCTGTCcataaaagaaatgctgcagaaacTTGATAGGCCTGACCAGAATATCCTCTACTATACAGGAGGGATCAGACTTTTGACAGGAGCCATGAAAGATT GCACTGAGCAAACTTTATTTAGAACAAACAATGGATTCAGTATCCTCAAAGACAACGAGATTGTAAGATG GGGCTtctgtgcagagagaaaaaacgCTGCTGAAGCGGATCtgtctgtttctcttctcttcctttggcAAGCTGTCTGCACTGGGAATG aagaaaatcagcATCTTCTATTGACTCAACCTGATGTGAATGCACAGctgccaaaactgctttcttCTGGGGTATCGGAGATCCAAAAGGAGACATTGGCACTAATTTCTCTTTACTCAGAGAATGAGAATGGGAGGAGACTGCTGGTCAGGCACCTGGACCTAACCAA ATGGCTGCAGATTTTGATGACGTTTGTCAAAAGCACTGATGCCAGGGCTAGCAGTGCCATGAACATACTATCTGATTTAACTAAAGAGGAAAG GTTCAAAACCCAGTGTCGTGTCATGCTTTCCACAGGTGTTTTACCTTTATTCACCCACTTGCTG ACCTCTGCCAAGCTGGTGAACCAGGCAGCCCTTGCCCATTGCATTGGCATCATGGGGAATCTGTGTGCAGATGTAGTCATCCGAATGCAGATGGCTGAGTGCAAAGAGTGCTGGCAAGCATGCTTAAAGCTTGTG GATGAATGCTTTGATGTCAGCACACCCAAATACCAGGAGTGTTTGTTTGCAGTGCTGGGCCTAATGATGAATTTACTGCTTGAATCAAATGTGATCATCCAG CAATCACCTGGACCTGAGTTTTTCACATTGTTGTTTCAGTACTTTGCTGTGGACATAAGTGGCAGGTGCATGTCTCTCCTCAGGGATAAGGATGGAAGGATTGTGACA AGAGCCATTGGAGTGCTAAGTCGCATCCTGCCAGCATCCTCCTCGGCAGTAGAAGAAGTAGTGAAAGGAGGGGTGGTGAAGAAAATTATCAGAGTCttgaaa GCTGGAGGACAGATCACATCCAATTATGGTATAAAGACCCTTTCCATCTGCACAAGAAGTAATAGACAAGCTCAAGAAGATCTAGTGAAGTCAGACAAAA GGTTCAGTGTGCTGCTGAAGCTCTTGGACTCAGAGAATGAAATGATTGTGGGAAATGCTGCTTTCTGCCTTGGCCAGTGCCTTGCAGTTCCTGGAGCAGCGACATCCTTACTGAATTCCAATGTTGTGATGATTTTGTTGAAACATGCTGGTGGTGATGCTACAAGAACTTCAGTGCAGGAGAATGCAGCAATTGCTCTGGGGAAGCTTTGCGTCGCTGAATCAAG GCATATTTTTCAGCTGCGGAAACTCAATGGACTGGCCATCCTGAACTCCTCTATGAAATACATTCATAGCATCTGA
- the TTC12 gene encoding tetratricopeptide repeat protein 12 isoform X4 — MLAEADQEEEEDFQRFLRRVDDIANLMQGLNSADPAVKERTIAEAEKRLHDQETSREEESKTTVNRTVINTRASDVANAKAVNADGFLAILEKDAKERAKQRKRNEHLANALKEKGNDAFRKGDYVVAIQRYTEGLEKLKDKQELYTNRAQAYLKMHECEKAITDCEWALKCNEKCIKAYFLMGKAHLALRHYSESRQCYEKILQIDPQKETLFKDCMNEVNLEEKRMKDEERAMKEVQSGKLAALSIKEMLQKLDRPDQNILYYTGGIRLLTGAMKDCTEQTLFRTNNGFSILKDNEIVRWGFCAERKNAAEADLSVSLLFLWQAVCTGNEENQHLLLTQPDVNAQLPKLLSSGVSEIQKETLALISLYSENENGRRLLVRHLDLTKWLQILMTFVKSTDARASSAMNILSDLTKEERFKTQCRVMLSTGVLPLFTHLLTSAKLVNQAALAHCIGIMGNLCADVVIRMQMAECKECWQACLKLVDECFDVSTPKYQECLFAVLGLMMNLLLESNVIIQYFAVDISGRCMSLLRDKDGRIVTAGGQITSNYGIKTLSICTRSNRQAQEDLVKSDKRFSVLLKLLDSENEMIVGNAAFCLGQCLAVPGAATSLLNSNVVMILLKHAGGDATRTSVQENAAIALGKLCVAESRHIFQLRKLNGLAILNSSMKYIHSI, encoded by the exons ATGCTGGCCGAGGCggaccaggaggaggaggaggatttccAGCGGTTCCTCCGCCGTGTGGACGACATCG CCAACTTAATGCAAGGCTTGAACTCTGCAGACCCAGCTGTCAAGGAAAGAACCAttgcagaagcagagaagaggcTCCATGATCAAGAAACTAGCcgggaggaagaaagcaagactACGGTGAACAGAACAGTCATCAACACACGAGCTTCT gaTGTGGCAAATGCAAAGGCAGTGAACGCAG ATGGCTTTCTGGCAATTTTGGAAAAGGATGCAAAAGAACGAGctaaacaaaggaagagaaatgaacACTTGGCAAATG CtctgaaagagaagggaaacGATGCCTTCAGGAAAGGAGACTATGTTGTTGCCATTCAGAGATACACTGAAGGTCTGGAAAAACTGAAAGATAAGCAGGAACTTTACACAAACAGAGCACAG gcCTACCTGAAGATGCATGAGTGTGAAAAAGCCATTACTGACTGTGAATGGGCGTTAAAG tgcaatgaaaaatgtattaaagccTATTTTCTAATGGGGAAAGCTCACCTGGCACTTAGGCACTACAGTGAG TCCAGGCAGTGTTATGAGAAGATCTTACAAATTGATCCCCAGAAGGAAACCCTATTTAAAG ATTGTATGAACGAGGtaaacttggaggaaaaaagaatgaaagatgaaGAGAGAGCAATGAAGGAAGTTCAGTCTGGAAAGCTTGCTGCTCTGTCcataaaagaaatgctgcagaaacTTGATAGGCCTGACCAGAATATCCTCTACTATACAGGAGGGATCAGACTTTTGACAGGAGCCATGAAAGATT GCACTGAGCAAACTTTATTTAGAACAAACAATGGATTCAGTATCCTCAAAGACAACGAGATTGTAAGATG GGGCTtctgtgcagagagaaaaaacgCTGCTGAAGCGGATCtgtctgtttctcttctcttcctttggcAAGCTGTCTGCACTGGGAATG aagaaaatcagcATCTTCTATTGACTCAACCTGATGTGAATGCACAGctgccaaaactgctttcttCTGGGGTATCGGAGATCCAAAAGGAGACATTGGCACTAATTTCTCTTTACTCAGAGAATGAGAATGGGAGGAGACTGCTGGTCAGGCACCTGGACCTAACCAA ATGGCTGCAGATTTTGATGACGTTTGTCAAAAGCACTGATGCCAGGGCTAGCAGTGCCATGAACATACTATCTGATTTAACTAAAGAGGAAAG GTTCAAAACCCAGTGTCGTGTCATGCTTTCCACAGGTGTTTTACCTTTATTCACCCACTTGCTG ACCTCTGCCAAGCTGGTGAACCAGGCAGCCCTTGCCCATTGCATTGGCATCATGGGGAATCTGTGTGCAGATGTAGTCATCCGAATGCAGATGGCTGAGTGCAAAGAGTGCTGGCAAGCATGCTTAAAGCTTGTG GATGAATGCTTTGATGTCAGCACACCCAAATACCAGGAGTGTTTGTTTGCAGTGCTGGGCCTAATGATGAATTTACTGCTTGAATCAAATGTGATCATCCAG TACTTTGCTGTGGACATAAGTGGCAGGTGCATGTCTCTCCTCAGGGATAAGGATGGAAGGATTGTGACA GCTGGAGGACAGATCACATCCAATTATGGTATAAAGACCCTTTCCATCTGCACAAGAAGTAATAGACAAGCTCAAGAAGATCTAGTGAAGTCAGACAAAA GGTTCAGTGTGCTGCTGAAGCTCTTGGACTCAGAGAATGAAATGATTGTGGGAAATGCTGCTTTCTGCCTTGGCCAGTGCCTTGCAGTTCCTGGAGCAGCGACATCCTTACTGAATTCCAATGTTGTGATGATTTTGTTGAAACATGCTGGTGGTGATGCTACAAGAACTTCAGTGCAGGAGAATGCAGCAATTGCTCTGGGGAAGCTTTGCGTCGCTGAATCAAG GCATATTTTTCAGCTGCGGAAACTCAATGGACTGGCCATCCTGAACTCCTCTATGAAATACATTCATAGCATCTGA